In one Thermaerobacter sp. PB12/4term genomic region, the following are encoded:
- a CDS encoding efflux RND transporter permease subunit — protein sequence MPVWRWAIARPVATLMAMGVLVWAGFFALRTLPVGLLPALNPPVLTVVASLPGASPEAIDQLLGQPLTQALRTVSGVDEITTRSGDETAVVVLRFHWGTDLEVAREQVHQRLDAVPLPPGTGRPQILRFDPQQLPVMEVSLAGPGDAVERARRAEEALLPRLEAVPGVAAVTLRGAPAERVEVVLDAAALRRHGLVPGQVQAAVAAAAATVPAGAVAGSDGSRRWPVEVEGGFHRLDALERVVVGLSSPVAVPAPAAPGGVPGVPGVPGSEPGLPLPPGRTAEDLLLDPGALLRKLGGGLLPGLFPGRSRDGMAGATDLAEAPGGAAPGGRTGRAPGPGSAAGLAPGRAPGFDGATGLVVGRAPGSDGAAPGQAPGWGAAAGGGGDPAAVAAGVLGRAAGQGTPVLAGAVPVRLGDVARIHIRRDPPGSLERLNGRDGLGLVIYQEPAANTVSVSRAVRAALAAALASLPGWQATVTYDGGLLVERAVRGVGQSLLAGSLLAVAILWLFLRRGRAVLVIAAAIPVSACATLAAMHLAGMTLNVMSLGGLALSAGVLVDQAIVVLESIARRRKEGLPAAEAAAAGTEEVAAAIAGSTVTNLIVFLPVLFLGGLPGQLFHDLAVTNALAQAASLLVAVTVVPALAAWWLEEPAAAPAGSPSPQDVAPAPPGPRSPARGWPASAPFGRPAAPASAAGMRGAAAAGRLPRPVEACLARPGLTLLAALVLVAASIPAAARLGTEFLPAVDEGAVDIAVTLPEGASLAATADAIRQVESALAGLPGVQAVISRAGGGPWPGQAGGPNQGLVRVQLAAGAGSSQAWAERIRRLLARAGEGRDGLGGAEVTVRPRNLWAEVGAGAPVVELAVRAPDAATLARAAERARRALAATPGLADVAVDLDRTEPRLAVRVDAAAAAGFGLAPVQVGQQLRLALAGETVARARVEGRWLPVVLRLDESPAGVATPALAAAAGGAGGAGGAGGREGGGGPQDAGGREGTGAPQGTGGPGLAGLPVAGGAGWARLGDLAVVRPGHTPAALVRRNGWLAATLTARVQGIDLGTAVARARERVAAVLPPGAAVEPAGTAVLMAEGFGTLVPAALGALLLIYMAMAAQFESLVHPLLMMVTLPLALTGAVAGLAATGHAIGLTAVMGAVVLAGIAVNNGIVLVDAARRYRAAGADAATAIRLAWSRRLRPVLMTALTTLLGSLPMILVPGQGSELEVPLAAVLVGGLFTSTALTLVVLPCAWLLAEGRRRPGAADRA from the coding sequence GTGCCGGTATGGCGCTGGGCCATCGCACGGCCGGTGGCCACCCTGATGGCCATGGGGGTGCTGGTGTGGGCCGGGTTCTTCGCCCTGCGCACCTTGCCCGTCGGCCTGTTGCCCGCCCTGAACCCGCCGGTGCTGACGGTGGTCGCCTCCCTCCCGGGGGCCTCCCCGGAGGCCATCGACCAGCTGCTGGGCCAGCCCCTCACCCAGGCCCTGCGGACCGTCAGCGGGGTCGACGAGATCACCACCCGCTCGGGTGACGAGACGGCCGTGGTGGTCTTGCGCTTCCACTGGGGGACCGACCTGGAGGTCGCCCGGGAGCAGGTGCACCAGCGCCTGGACGCCGTGCCCCTCCCGCCCGGGACGGGCCGGCCCCAGATCCTGCGGTTCGACCCCCAGCAGCTGCCCGTCATGGAGGTCAGCCTGGCCGGTCCCGGCGATGCGGTGGAACGGGCCCGGCGGGCGGAAGAGGCCCTGCTGCCGCGGCTGGAAGCGGTGCCCGGCGTGGCCGCCGTCACCCTGCGCGGCGCTCCCGCGGAGCGGGTCGAGGTGGTGCTGGACGCCGCAGCGCTGCGGCGGCACGGGCTGGTGCCGGGGCAGGTGCAGGCCGCCGTGGCGGCTGCCGCGGCCACCGTGCCGGCGGGCGCCGTGGCGGGGAGCGACGGGAGCCGCCGCTGGCCCGTGGAGGTGGAGGGCGGGTTCCACCGCCTGGACGCCCTGGAGCGGGTGGTCGTCGGCCTGTCCTCGCCGGTGGCGGTGCCGGCTCCGGCGGCGCCGGGCGGCGTCCCCGGCGTCCCGGGCGTCCCGGGCAGCGAGCCCGGCCTGCCGCTCCCGCCCGGCAGGACGGCGGAGGACCTGCTGCTGGACCCGGGAGCGTTGCTCCGGAAGCTGGGCGGCGGGTTGCTTCCCGGCCTGTTCCCTGGCCGGTCCCGGGACGGGATGGCGGGGGCAACGGATCTCGCCGAGGCCCCGGGTGGCGCGGCCCCCGGTGGTCGAACGGGGCGGGCTCCGGGACCCGGGAGTGCCGCGGGGCTCGCTCCGGGCCGGGCTCCGGGATTCGATGGCGCCACCGGGCTGGTTGTGGGGCGGGCTCCGGGGTCCGATGGCGCGGCGCCCGGCCAGGCTCCGGGGTGGGGCGCCGCGGCCGGGGGTGGAGGGGACCCGGCCGCGGTGGCGGCCGGCGTCCTCGGCCGGGCCGCGGGGCAGGGGACGCCGGTGCTGGCCGGCGCCGTGCCGGTGCGGCTCGGCGATGTGGCCCGGATCCACATCCGGCGGGATCCGCCCGGCAGCCTGGAGCGGCTGAACGGCAGGGACGGCCTGGGCCTGGTGATCTACCAGGAACCCGCGGCCAACACCGTGTCCGTCAGCCGGGCGGTGCGCGCGGCCCTGGCGGCCGCCCTGGCCTCCCTGCCGGGCTGGCAGGCCACGGTGACCTACGACGGCGGCCTGCTGGTGGAGCGGGCGGTGCGGGGCGTGGGGCAGTCCCTGCTGGCCGGCAGCCTGCTGGCCGTGGCCATCCTCTGGCTCTTCCTGCGCCGCGGCCGGGCGGTGCTGGTCATCGCCGCCGCCATTCCCGTCAGCGCCTGCGCCACCCTGGCCGCCATGCACCTGGCCGGCATGACCCTCAACGTGATGAGCCTGGGCGGCCTTGCCCTGAGTGCGGGCGTGCTGGTCGACCAGGCCATCGTGGTGCTGGAGAGCATTGCCCGGCGCCGGAAGGAAGGCCTCCCTGCCGCCGAGGCCGCCGCGGCCGGCACCGAGGAGGTGGCGGCCGCCATCGCCGGCTCCACCGTCACCAACCTGATCGTCTTCCTGCCCGTGCTCTTCCTGGGCGGGCTGCCTGGCCAGCTGTTCCACGACCTGGCGGTGACCAACGCCCTGGCCCAGGCCGCCTCCCTGCTGGTCGCCGTCACGGTGGTGCCCGCCCTGGCGGCCTGGTGGCTGGAAGAACCGGCCGCTGCGCCGGCCGGCTCTCCAAGCCCCCAGGATGTCGCCCCTGCGCCTCCCGGCCCGCGGTCTCCCGCCCGCGGATGGCCGGCCTCCGCACCGTTCGGCCGGCCCGCTGCGCCCGCATCCGCCGCCGGCATGAGAGGGGCGGCCGCAGCCGGCCGGTTGCCGCGGCCGGTGGAGGCCTGCCTGGCCCGTCCGGGTCTGACGCTGCTGGCGGCCCTGGTGCTGGTGGCTGCTTCCATCCCGGCGGCGGCGCGCCTGGGGACCGAATTCCTGCCCGCCGTGGACGAGGGCGCCGTGGACATCGCCGTGACCCTGCCCGAAGGGGCGTCCCTGGCCGCCACCGCCGACGCCATCCGGCAGGTGGAGTCGGCCCTGGCCGGCCTGCCCGGGGTCCAGGCGGTGATCAGCCGGGCGGGCGGCGGCCCGTGGCCGGGGCAGGCGGGAGGACCGAATCAGGGGCTGGTCAGGGTCCAGCTGGCGGCAGGGGCCGGTTCGTCCCAGGCCTGGGCCGAGCGCATCCGCCGGCTCCTGGCCCGGGCCGGGGAAGGCCGCGACGGCCTCGGGGGAGCCGAGGTCACCGTGCGGCCGCGCAACCTCTGGGCCGAAGTGGGGGCCGGGGCGCCGGTGGTGGAACTGGCGGTGCGGGCTCCCGACGCCGCGACCCTGGCCCGGGCGGCGGAACGGGCCCGCCGTGCCCTGGCGGCCACCCCCGGGCTGGCCGACGTGGCGGTCGATCTGGACCGCACCGAGCCCCGCCTGGCCGTCCGGGTCGACGCGGCGGCCGCGGCGGGCTTCGGGCTGGCCCCGGTCCAGGTGGGACAGCAGCTGCGCCTGGCCCTGGCCGGCGAGACGGTGGCCCGGGCGCGGGTGGAAGGGCGCTGGCTGCCCGTGGTCCTGCGCCTCGACGAGTCGCCGGCCGGGGTGGCCACCCCGGCCCTGGCCGCGGCGGCAGGCGGCGCCGGCGGCGCGGGGGGTGCCGGGGGCCGGGAAGGTGGCGGGGGACCCCAGGATGCCGGGGGCCGGGAAGGTACCGGAGCACCGCAGGGCACCGGGGGGCCGGGCCTGGCGGGCCTGCCCGTGGCAGGAGGAGCGGGCTGGGCGCGGCTAGGCGACCTGGCCGTGGTGCGCCCCGGCCACACGCCGGCGGCCCTGGTGCGGCGGAACGGCTGGCTGGCGGCGACCCTGACGGCCCGGGTCCAGGGGATCGACCTGGGCACCGCCGTGGCCCGGGCGCGGGAGCGGGTGGCCGCCGTGCTGCCGCCGGGCGCCGCGGTGGAACCGGCGGGCACTGCCGTGCTGATGGCCGAAGGGTTCGGCACGCTGGTGCCGGCGGCCCTGGGCGCTCTGCTTCTGATCTACATGGCGATGGCGGCCCAGTTCGAATCCCTGGTGCATCCGCTCCTGATGATGGTGACCCTGCCCCTGGCCCTGACCGGCGCCGTGGCGGGCCTGGCCGCCACCGGCCATGCCATTGGGCTGACGGCGGTGATGGGGGCCGTGGTCCTGGCGGGGATCGCGGTCAACAACGGCATCGTGCTGGTCGACGCCGCGCGCCGTTACCGGGCGGCCGGTGCGGATGCCGCGACCGCCATCCGCCTGGCCTGGAGCCGGCGGCTGCGGCCGGTGTTGATGACGGCCCTGACCACTTTGCTGGGCTCCCTGCCCATGATCCTGGTGCCGGGGCAGGGCAGCGAGCTGGAGGTGCCCCTGGCGGCGGTGCTGGTGGGCGGCTTGTTCACCTCCACGGCCCTGACCCTGGTGGTCTTGCCCTGTGCCTGGCTGCTGGCCGAAGGCCGGCGACGGCCCGGTGCGGCCGACCGGGCCTGA
- a CDS encoding heptaprenylglyceryl phosphate synthase: MDWRNWRHVVKLDPARPLDPAVIARLPATGTDALVLGGSDGIRRGAVFGLLGTARETGLPVAIEVSSVEAVVPGADWYLIPMVLNTTDPRWLVGAHQEAFANLHRIAPGIPVPWDRVVTVAYVVCNPAATVARVAAARPPEGPGAVAAWATVAERLLRADIVYIEYSGRLGDPAWVEAAAGALRRARLFYGGGLSTAEQAAVMAARAHTVVVGNALYRPDGLECIRATVRGARQVRPGEGGEPFAAGSRLP; the protein is encoded by the coding sequence ATGGACTGGCGGAACTGGCGCCATGTGGTCAAGCTGGATCCCGCCCGCCCGCTGGATCCGGCGGTCATCGCCCGGCTGCCGGCCACGGGCACCGACGCCCTGGTCCTGGGCGGCAGCGACGGCATCCGGCGCGGGGCCGTGTTCGGCCTTCTGGGTACGGCCCGGGAGACGGGGCTGCCCGTGGCCATCGAGGTCTCGTCGGTGGAGGCGGTGGTGCCGGGGGCCGACTGGTACCTGATCCCCATGGTGCTGAACACCACCGACCCCCGCTGGCTGGTGGGCGCCCACCAGGAAGCCTTTGCGAACCTGCACCGCATCGCGCCGGGCATTCCCGTTCCCTGGGACCGGGTGGTGACGGTGGCCTATGTGGTCTGCAACCCCGCCGCCACGGTGGCCCGGGTGGCGGCGGCGCGGCCGCCGGAAGGACCCGGCGCGGTGGCGGCCTGGGCGACGGTGGCGGAGAGGCTCTTGCGCGCAGACATCGTGTACATTGAGTACAGCGGCCGGTTGGGCGACCCGGCGTGGGTCGAGGCGGCGGCCGGTGCCCTGCGGAGGGCCCGCCTGTTCTACGGCGGCGGGCTGAGCACCGCCGAGCAGGCGGCGGTCATGGCCGCCCGTGCCCACACCGTGGTGGTGGGCAATGCCCTCTACCGGCCGGACGGGCTGGAATGCATCCGGGCCACCGTGCGGGGCGCGCGCCAGGTGCGGCCCGGAGAGGGAGGGGAACCCTTTGCCGCCGGAAGTCGTCTTCCTTAA
- the dat gene encoding D-amino-acid transaminase: MPPEVVFLNGSFVPYEQAVVPVEDRGFLFADAIYEVIRCYGGRFFRLDDHLERLEQSAAALDIPLPYDRARWAALLDELIRRNGVRDGSVYVQVSRGVAPRSHAWPQGLQPTVVAIARPGGTPPAEAVERGVKAITVPDNRWGLCWVKTTGLLPNVLAKQQAARAGAYEALFVRDGLLTEGTSSNVFVVLDGVLYTHPLANILPGVTRAVVLDVARQAGLAVREQAIPAGWLERAEEVILSGTNSEVLAVVEVDGRPVGGGRPGPVFARLREGYLARVAAETGAAVQPGPGA, encoded by the coding sequence TTGCCGCCGGAAGTCGTCTTCCTTAACGGATCCTTTGTTCCCTACGAGCAGGCCGTGGTGCCCGTGGAGGACCGCGGCTTCCTCTTCGCCGACGCGATCTACGAGGTGATCCGCTGCTACGGCGGCCGGTTCTTCCGCCTGGACGATCACCTGGAGCGGCTGGAGCAGAGCGCCGCGGCCCTGGACATCCCCCTGCCCTATGACCGGGCGCGGTGGGCGGCCCTGCTGGACGAGCTGATCCGGCGCAACGGGGTGCGGGACGGGTCGGTGTACGTCCAGGTGAGCCGCGGGGTCGCCCCGCGCAGCCATGCCTGGCCCCAGGGGCTGCAGCCCACGGTGGTGGCCATCGCCCGGCCGGGCGGCACGCCGCCGGCGGAGGCGGTGGAGCGGGGCGTCAAGGCCATTACCGTGCCGGACAACCGCTGGGGGCTCTGCTGGGTGAAGACCACCGGTCTTTTGCCCAACGTCCTGGCCAAGCAACAGGCGGCGCGGGCGGGGGCCTACGAGGCCCTGTTCGTCCGGGACGGCCTGCTGACCGAGGGCACGTCGAGCAACGTGTTCGTGGTGCTGGACGGGGTCTTATACACCCACCCCCTGGCCAACATCCTGCCCGGCGTCACCCGGGCCGTGGTCCTGGACGTGGCGCGGCAGGCGGGGCTGGCGGTGAGGGAACAGGCCATCCCCGCCGGCTGGCTGGAGCGGGCGGAGGAGGTCATCCTCTCGGGGACCAACAGCGAGGTGCTGGCCGTGGTGGAGGTCGACGGGCGGCCCGTGGGCGGCGGCCGGCCCGGACCGGTGTTCGCCCGCTTGCGGGAGGGCTACCTGGCCCGGGTGGCGGCGGAGACCGGCGCGGCGGTGCAACCGGGCCCGGGCGCCTGA
- a CDS encoding metallophosphoesterase family protein, with amino-acid sequence MATRVLVLSDTHIPGRARALPPAVLEAAAAADLIIHAGDLVSLDVYDELALLAPVVAVHGNVDGPEVYRRLPPRAVVERDGVRVGVTHGHLGRGRSTPERALAAFAGEEPPPAVVVFGHSHQPLLERRGGVLLLNPGSPTDPRWAPAPSYGWLELEGGEARARLVQLPRR; translated from the coding sequence GTGGCGACGCGGGTCCTGGTGCTGTCCGACACCCACATCCCCGGCCGGGCGCGGGCGCTGCCCCCCGCGGTGCTGGAGGCGGCCGCTGCGGCCGACCTGATCATCCATGCGGGGGATCTGGTGAGCCTGGACGTGTATGATGAACTGGCCCTGCTGGCGCCGGTCGTCGCCGTCCACGGCAACGTGGACGGCCCGGAGGTGTACCGGCGGCTGCCGCCACGGGCCGTGGTGGAACGGGACGGGGTCCGGGTGGGGGTGACCCACGGCCATCTGGGCCGGGGACGGTCGACCCCCGAGCGGGCCCTGGCGGCCTTCGCCGGCGAGGAACCGCCGCCGGCGGTGGTGGTCTTCGGCCACAGCCATCAGCCGCTGCTGGAGCGGCGGGGCGGGGTGCTGTTGCTGAACCCGGGTTCGCCCACCGACCCGCGCTGGGCGCCGGCGCCGAGCTATGGGTGGCTGGAGCTGGAGGGGGGCGAGGCCCGGGCGCGGCTGGTCCAGCTGCCCCGGCGGTAG
- a CDS encoding ABC transporter substrate-binding protein, with translation MTEQTLSWRRRLGAALILALVITAVAGIWRMAGTTGRAPAMPAGGGATPAPAPGDGPQPPQLVLGSLGGFEGWNPLLTERHPLQPLLFRSLVRYNDRMEVEPDLAASWEVGKDGRVYTLHLAEATWSDGRPVTASDVVFSLTTRLHPRADRLAAYNLAALNGAETYLAELERLDRDRQAGLLDEAAWEARAMAAYDRWLERGAVRAPDPRTVVVTFSEPYAPALELFTLPIVPAHAFASQAEALDPRNPFHTGHPVGSGPYRLDSWVPGVQARLVAREDLPREQAPGYPVVVVRFFRDQEELDRAVLAGEVDAGRLSPEAARRVVAGQEPLRLVEFPDLGYTYLAYNLADPILADPAVRQAMEQAVDRPALVGALFGRYAEVLAGPGLPGTWWAATQSPPRYDPEAARALLEQAGWVDGDGDGVRERGEQQLAIRIITHRENRYREEAADMLAGFLRQVGIAAEVQVVDWPDLVAALREGRYQAALLGVGVGVDPDGYALWHSTGHLNFTGLHDAEVDRLLEEGRRGGDRRVIYRQVQQRLAELEPALFLWQEILVLGVRQGVEGPISGSPGGFFWNVAAWHPADEPGPTSGPAAAGGGT, from the coding sequence TTGACCGAGCAGACGCTGAGCTGGCGGCGCCGCCTGGGGGCGGCACTGATCCTGGCCCTGGTGATCACCGCCGTGGCAGGAATCTGGCGCATGGCCGGCACCACGGGTCGCGCCCCCGCGATGCCGGCCGGCGGTGGCGCGACGCCTGCGCCGGCGCCCGGGGACGGCCCCCAGCCGCCCCAGCTGGTGCTGGGCAGCCTGGGCGGGTTTGAAGGGTGGAACCCGCTCTTGACGGAGCGCCACCCCCTGCAGCCGCTGCTCTTTCGCAGCCTGGTGCGGTACAACGACCGGATGGAAGTGGAACCGGACCTGGCCGCCTCGTGGGAGGTCGGCAAGGACGGGCGCGTCTACACGCTGCACCTGGCGGAGGCCACCTGGTCGGACGGCCGGCCCGTGACGGCCAGCGACGTGGTCTTCTCCCTGACCACTCGCCTCCACCCCCGGGCCGACCGCCTGGCGGCCTACAACCTGGCCGCCTTGAACGGCGCCGAGACCTACCTGGCGGAGCTGGAGCGGCTGGACCGGGACCGCCAGGCAGGCCTGCTGGATGAAGCCGCCTGGGAGGCCCGGGCCATGGCGGCCTACGACCGCTGGCTGGAACGGGGAGCGGTGCGGGCTCCCGATCCCCGGACGGTGGTGGTCACCTTTTCCGAGCCCTACGCGCCGGCGCTGGAGCTTTTCACCCTTCCCATCGTTCCGGCCCACGCCTTCGCCAGCCAGGCCGAGGCGCTGGACCCCCGCAACCCCTTCCATACCGGTCACCCCGTGGGTTCCGGGCCCTATCGCCTGGACAGCTGGGTGCCGGGTGTCCAGGCGCGGCTGGTGGCCCGGGAGGACCTGCCGAGGGAGCAGGCCCCCGGGTACCCGGTGGTGGTGGTCCGGTTCTTCCGCGATCAGGAGGAGCTGGACCGGGCGGTGCTGGCAGGCGAGGTCGACGCCGGCAGGCTTTCGCCGGAGGCCGCCCGCCGGGTGGTGGCGGGCCAGGAGCCGCTGCGCCTGGTGGAGTTCCCGGACCTGGGCTATACCTATCTGGCGTACAACCTGGCCGACCCGATCCTGGCCGACCCGGCGGTGCGCCAGGCCATGGAGCAGGCCGTGGACCGGCCGGCCCTGGTGGGCGCGCTGTTCGGCCGCTATGCGGAGGTGCTGGCGGGACCGGGCCTGCCCGGGACCTGGTGGGCGGCGACCCAATCCCCGCCGCGCTATGATCCGGAGGCCGCCCGGGCCCTGCTGGAACAGGCCGGGTGGGTCGACGGCGACGGCGACGGCGTGCGCGAGCGGGGCGAACAGCAGCTGGCCATCCGTATCATCACCCACCGGGAGAACCGCTACCGCGAGGAGGCGGCAGACATGCTGGCCGGGTTCCTCCGCCAGGTGGGCATTGCCGCCGAGGTGCAGGTGGTGGACTGGCCCGACCTGGTGGCAGCCCTCCGGGAGGGCCGGTACCAGGCGGCCCTGCTGGGGGTCGGCGTGGGCGTCGACCCCGACGGGTACGCCCTCTGGCACTCCACGGGCCACCTCAACTTCACCGGGCTGCACGACGCCGAGGTGGACCGGCTGCTGGAGGAGGGCCGGCGCGGCGGGGACCGGCGGGTGATCTACCGCCAGGTCCAGCAGCGGCTGGCCGAGCTGGAGCCCGCCCTGTTCCTCTGGCAGGAGATCCTGGTGCTGGGCGTGCGGCAGGGGGTGGAAGGCCCCATCAGCGGCTCGCCGGGCGGGTTCTTCTGGAACGTGGCCGCCTGGCACCCGGCGGACGAACCCGGCCCCACCAGCGGGCCGGCGGCGGCAGGGGGCGGGACCTAG
- a CDS encoding NADH-quinone oxidoreductase subunit A, producing the protein MDSRIWIDVLVFLIAGASFPMVNVAVSRLLRRDWREPSKLTTYETGIRPYGDARVRYSIHYYIFALIFLVFDVEVVFFYPWAVRFRELVQAGPFAFIEMALFIVMLGVGLIYAWKKKVLRWA; encoded by the coding sequence TTGGATTCCCGGATCTGGATCGACGTGCTGGTCTTCCTCATCGCCGGGGCCAGCTTCCCCATGGTCAACGTGGCCGTGAGCCGGCTGCTGCGGCGCGACTGGCGCGAGCCCAGCAAGCTCACCACCTACGAGACCGGGATCCGCCCCTACGGCGATGCCCGCGTGCGGTACAGCATCCACTATTACATCTTCGCCCTGATCTTCCTGGTGTTCGACGTGGAAGTGGTCTTCTTCTATCCCTGGGCCGTCCGCTTCCGCGAGCTGGTCCAGGCGGGTCCCTTCGCCTTCATCGAGATGGCCCTGTTCATCGTCATGCTGGGTGTGGGCCTGATCTACGCCTGGAAGAAGAAGGTGTTACGATGGGCGTGA
- a CDS encoding NADH-quinone oxidoreductase subunit B: MGVTNPRVTGPSGITLADVAWDETDPEHLIDRAAERLPGVWEYLPGVITTNLQTLVNWGRKNSLWYLLFGIACCAIEMMAAGASRVDLDRLGSVFRASPRQADMMIVAGTVTEKMAPVIKTLYDQMAEPRYVIAMGACASNGGPYYQGYNVVDGVDKIVPVDVYVAGCPPRPEALIYAIMKLQDKVARANLPA, from the coding sequence ATGGGCGTGACCAACCCGCGGGTGACGGGTCCCTCCGGCATTACCCTGGCCGACGTGGCCTGGGACGAGACGGACCCCGAGCACCTGATCGACCGGGCGGCGGAGCGCCTGCCGGGCGTCTGGGAGTACCTGCCCGGCGTGATCACCACCAACCTCCAGACCCTGGTCAACTGGGGCCGCAAGAACTCCCTCTGGTACCTGCTCTTCGGCATTGCCTGCTGCGCCATCGAGATGATGGCGGCCGGCGCCTCCCGCGTCGACCTGGACCGGCTGGGGTCGGTGTTCCGTGCCTCGCCGCGCCAGGCCGACATGATGATCGTGGCGGGGACCGTCACCGAGAAGATGGCGCCGGTGATCAAGACCCTGTACGACCAGATGGCCGAGCCCAGGTACGTCATCGCCATGGGCGCCTGCGCGTCCAACGGCGGGCCCTACTACCAGGGCTACAATGTGGTCGACGGGGTCGACAAGATCGTCCCTGTGGACGTGTACGTGGCCGGGTGCCCGCCGCGGCCGGAAGCGCTGATCTACGCCATCATGAAGCTGCAAGACAAGGTGGCCCGGGCGAACCTGCCGGCCTGA